The following DNA comes from Deltaproteobacteria bacterium.
AGGCTTTCCTCCGCGACGATGTCGAGTTTATCTTCAGATACTAACCCTTCAAGAATCGACCGAGCTTTACTTTGATGACCCAAGTGGCGTGCTTCCAAGCGAGCAAGTTCAAGTTGAGCCATCCGGCCCGTCATGGATTGTTTTTCAGTTGAGAGCACTCTGAGCAGAGTTGCCGCTCGTCCGTAATCTCCAACGGCCCGGTGAATGGTTGCCAACAAGTAGCGTGCCTCGTCGCGTTCTCGCGGGTTTAAGGTTGAGAGCTCGTCACCCGAAAGAAGCGATTCAAGTGCTTCAATAGCCAGGCTATGCTTTTGGTCTCGCCAGAGCGTACGAGCACTGTGGAGAAGCTCCATGGCCGATGCTTTGGCTACTTTCGGCTTGGCCTTCTTGGCTGGGGCAGGTTTCTTAGAGGCGGCCTTGGTTGCGGGTCGAGCTTGCTTTTGAGTGGGGGAGTACTCTGGGGCTTGTTCGGATTCCGCATCCAGGGCCGGGGAGGGTAAAAGTCCGGCTTGCGGGCTTTCGAGGGTAGGGCTTTTCACGGGTGCTTGCGGTTGTGTTCCAAAATGAGAAGTCATCGCAACCTGTAATGGTTTGGTTCCTTCAGCTAAGTTTTGTGGCTCGTCACCGACTTCAACAGATTGACCAGCTAAGAGCATGGTGATGTCACCGCTGTTTGAGCGCACTTCAACTTTACCTCGGTTCACAGCAACCGTTGTTGAGAGAGCTCCGGTATTCACTGCGAATACTGTGCCGCGAATAATAATGGTGGCGTGAGGGGTAATAATCTCCAAAGGATCTTGGTCTTTAGCCCGATTAAATTCTGCGACCATGGCACCGCGACTCAGGTCAATGGTGCGCGCGGTTCCTCTTTGCCGAACGAGGGTTTTAGTTTGTGCGGTTTGAAAGGCAACGACACCGGGTCCAACAGCGAGTACTTTGTCGAGCTGCATTGGGGTTGTCGTTTGCGTCGGGGTTGCAGTCTCTGCTTTCTGAGCAACGACCGCGCCGGCAGAGGAGTCGAGTCCTTGTTCCTCAAGTGCAGGGTTAGAAAGCACCATGAGTAATGCAGCGGCACAGGCAAGGCCAGCGGCTGGTAGGGCGAACCACTTGCGCCAATCAAACCCCGCGCTAAGTTCGAGAACAGGAGCATCTTCTTGGCGAAGAGTACGATGAATATTATTTAATATATTTCTTTTATTAGCATCGGTGAGGGCGGGTGGCCCCACTCGAGCGGCTTGCTCGAGTTCATGCAACAAATACAATTCATTGTTGCAGCCGGCGCATTTCTTCAGATGCAGTTCAAGCTTTTGGCGTGCAAGGGGAGTTCCCTCACCCATACGGTAGCCATGCAGCTCTTCTCGCAATTTCTGGCAGTCTGGCCGAGTCATAACGAATATCCTAAGCGATGTGACGGTTAAGCATTGAGGTGTCCATTCTTTGATGGTGCTCAAGTGCCCGTCTAATTTCTAATCGTGCTGCCCGCAGTCGGCCAGCAACAGTGTTAACGGAACTTTCAACAATGGTCGCAATCTCTTCTAAGGTGTGACCTTCAATTTCATAGAGAACAAATACGATTCTCTTTTTGGGTTTGAGTTTGTCGAGTACACTTGCGAGCAGTTCCCGAGTTTCGCTACATTCCACACTTCTCAGGGGAGTAGCTTCACTTTGGTAGGCATCTGCAGGCTCATTACTCACTGCCTCTCGCAGCTTGAACCAGCGCTTTTTCTTACGTAAGTGGCCAAGTGCCACATTGACGGTGATGCGATGGAGCCAGGTCGCAAAACTTGAGTCACCGCGAAAACCATCGAGATTACGGTAGACCTGAACGAAGGTTTGCTGGATGAGATCATCAACATCTGCGCCGGCTCCTACGATTCCATAGAGCTGACGCTGAACCCGGTCCACGTAGGAAAAGTAAAGCTCGTCAAATGCTCCGGGGTGCCCGTTGCGTGCCTTATCTACGAGTTCCTGGTTACGCATCGATTCTTCACTCTCTCCGTGCAAAGCGCCTGTCTCCTCTTAGATGCGTGTACGCAGAGATTTTGTCAGAAAAAATGGGGTCGAGGATACTATTTCTTGAGAGCGGCAATGCCCAGGCTGATAAAGTCTAATTAAAACAGTTGGTAACGGCATCCCAGAGCACCAAAAATAGAGATACTGCCGCGATTTAAAAGGTTTTGGTCCTGAAGCGTATAATTGGGGTGAGATGGTGAGAAATCCATAAAAACAAACGCTAAGATGCTGAATTCATTCGTGATATTGTAATCGAGGCCTGTGCCTACCCGTGTTGTGAAAAAGGTATCCATGGCTCTGTAGGTCGGTGATTGCCCGCTGCTCTCTGTGGAAGATTGAGTCAGCGAGATCCCGGCACCGGCTGAGGTGGCAAGGGTGAGATCACCCCAAGTAAGGTACCAGCTGGCAGCAGCGAGCAGGGTCCACTCCTGCAGTCTAAGTGTCGCAACCGAGCTCTCATTGGATTGTCCACTTCCTAAGAGCCGATGGAATCCGAGTTGCAGACCCAAATATAGAGATTTCCAGGTCTGTATTTGCGCGCCTATCTGGGCACCGACGGTGGCTCTTTTGGCCGCAGTTAAGGTTCCTAGAGTGGTCATTGCATCGAGTTGAAGCCTGTTGGCTGTCGTGCTCGCTTCAGTTCTTGGCTGAGGTTCCGGTTGCGGCTCTGGGATTGGGTCGGGCTTTTGGGCCTGCAGAATTTCCCGAAGTGCGTCGCCTCGCCTTTTAATGACACCTTCAACCACCAAGGCGATTTGCCGAGCGGTCTCAAGTGAGTCGGCAGACGGTCCAAGTGAGCGTTTAAAGAGTTTTGTTTGATTGGAATCTTGAAGGATAAAAAGAAGAACAGTTTGTCCCTGGTCGCCTCGTTGCTCCGAGAACTGAAGGGTGTAGAACTTACCTTGGTTTTGAGTGGGCGTGGTACTGACCAGGAGCTCTGGAAGCCGCGCTTGAAGCTCTTCCAATAAAACAGCTGTTTCTAAATGAGCACTGCTGACCTGCCCGTCAAGATAGAGCCCGGTCTCTGGAGTCGTGCTCATAATGAGCGTCATGAG
Coding sequences within:
- a CDS encoding sigma-70 family RNA polymerase sigma factor — encoded protein: MHGESEESMRNQELVDKARNGHPGAFDELYFSYVDRVQRQLYGIVGAGADVDDLIQQTFVQVYRNLDGFRGDSSFATWLHRITVNVALGHLRKKKRWFKLREAVSNEPADAYQSEATPLRSVECSETRELLASVLDKLKPKKRIVFVLYEIEGHTLEEIATIVESSVNTVAGRLRAARLEIRRALEHHQRMDTSMLNRHIA